A region of Pyxidicoccus parkwaysis DNA encodes the following proteins:
- a CDS encoding OmpA/MotB family protein: MRTRLVLAALVALSTGCVSKGKYEAKTLEAEQLAKGLNDEKGARAAAEEKVKALEAEREALNTRLSTAESRLTSGAAERRGLEEQLAQVKALNDELARNSKQLAQAKAELEKKSSEYENLAQSLKQEISDGKIELSELKGKMTVQLKDKILFASGSARVGKEGEDALRKIADALKTVQGKIIRVEGHTDDVPTGGGQFPTNWELSLARAMAVVRSLQDAGVDPTALSAAGYGQYQPIAPNDSPENRSLNRRIEIVLAPK; encoded by the coding sequence ATGCGGACACGGCTGGTTCTGGCGGCTCTCGTCGCGCTCTCCACGGGCTGCGTCTCGAAGGGAAAGTACGAGGCCAAGACGTTGGAGGCGGAGCAGCTCGCCAAGGGTCTCAATGACGAGAAGGGCGCGCGCGCGGCCGCCGAGGAGAAGGTGAAGGCGCTGGAGGCGGAGCGCGAGGCGCTCAACACCCGGCTGTCCACCGCCGAGTCGCGCCTCACCTCCGGCGCGGCCGAGCGCCGGGGCCTGGAGGAGCAGCTCGCGCAGGTGAAGGCCCTCAACGACGAGCTGGCGCGCAACTCCAAGCAGCTCGCCCAGGCCAAGGCGGAGCTGGAGAAGAAGAGCTCCGAGTACGAGAACCTCGCGCAGAGCCTCAAGCAGGAGATTTCCGACGGCAAAATCGAGCTGTCCGAGCTGAAGGGGAAGATGACCGTCCAGCTCAAGGACAAGATTCTCTTCGCCTCCGGCTCCGCGCGCGTGGGCAAGGAGGGCGAGGACGCGCTCCGGAAGATCGCCGACGCGCTCAAGACGGTGCAGGGAAAAATCATCCGCGTAGAGGGCCACACGGACGACGTGCCCACCGGCGGTGGCCAGTTCCCCACCAACTGGGAATTGAGCCTCGCGCGCGCCATGGCCGTCGTGCGCAGCCTCCAGGACGCGGGCGTGGACCCCACGGCCCTGTCCGCCGCGGGCTACGGCCAGTACCAGCCCATCGCCCCGAACGACTCCCCGGAGAACCGTTCACTCAACCGGCGTATCGAAATCGTGCTCGCGCCGAAGTAA
- a CDS encoding chalcone isomerase family protein — MRTQAWRACARWLVLGVMLAVGTAQAGEREVGGVDMPDTLTLHGRRIALAHMQLQKRLFFKVYVWSLYLEEQPHTASEAIASNSVKRLHFRFLRNISREQLVGSLRDGLLKNPDLRQGPLADHLRVMLSSLKDVQKGEDLVITYLPGSGLEIGGGASGGALIPGKSFADALFSVWLEAHPIFPR, encoded by the coding sequence ATGAGAACTCAGGCGTGGCGCGCGTGTGCGCGGTGGCTGGTGCTCGGCGTGATGCTCGCCGTGGGCACGGCCCAGGCGGGTGAGCGGGAGGTGGGCGGCGTCGACATGCCGGACACCCTCACGCTGCACGGCCGCCGGATTGCCCTCGCGCATATGCAGTTGCAGAAGCGACTGTTCTTCAAAGTCTATGTGTGGAGCCTCTACCTGGAGGAGCAGCCGCACACCGCGTCCGAGGCCATCGCCTCCAACTCCGTCAAGCGGCTCCACTTCCGCTTCCTGCGCAACATCAGCCGCGAGCAGCTCGTGGGCAGCCTGCGCGACGGACTCCTGAAGAACCCCGACCTCCGCCAGGGCCCCCTGGCGGACCACCTGCGCGTCATGCTGTCCTCCCTCAAGGACGTGCAGAAGGGCGAGGACCTCGTCATCACCTACCTGCCCGGCTCGGGGCTGGAGATTGGCGGCGGCGCCAGCGGCGGAGCCCTCATCCCCGGCAAGAGCTTCGCCGACGCCCTCTTCTCCGTCTGGCTGGAGGCCCACCCCATCTTCCCCCGCTGA
- a CDS encoding NEW3 domain-containing protein: protein MLRTLLVVTLALTAGCATQEEPAPSAPASAATEGQAPTRSEVAPLKNKVTQLNARLRRGTPAGLAPLLRERAEALAALMDVDAGAALSLGLPDSVRASLARRQPDAAANLEERGAYEGELEVLIADSPTRTESRTEHVLRVRGERLQVRFANAPSAELRSGMRVRVRGLKLGAKLAAEDAEVVPVRSALSATSACKSTGDQRSLVILATFPGQPQTLTVQQVREVFFSSTQRSLTRFWQEASQGRTSASGDVVGWYTLDRGYSCSESDAMRVAAIAAADADVDFRQYDRIFIVHPQATGTSCSYGGLGTLACGTQQTQDGPIIASTSWLRAEYMSPNDLGVELVTHEAGHNLTLHHASSRDFGAEALGPVGTQGTLTEYGDAFSTMGNWNLGQYAAPHKVRLGWLEPGAVATVDGTDGTFTLSPLSAPLGSGLQALKVRRGFHGDGWLWLEARRAVGDYDGTLPSQVFGGAVVHYEDGATGSYTHLLDFTPGTLSWQDPAFLPGTWTDPYTNLRLSVDGATPAGVTVSVHYEPVPCVRAPPTVTFDTWYDYAAPGWQVDSGLSITNNDTVGCPTSTFELSTSMPAGWPTTNLPASVTVEPGKQRFLYFSKQVPEGTPYATYTVDLTVARDGESITADDTLDVIAPCQTSPVEVRFERGSQVVSAGDTAAFGVTVINHDTRACGWMYFEPTSTLPQGWSTDYDQFGFDIEAGGSFEFTMYKQVPTDAQGTYDVDVQILRDGYTVEATATGTVSVNPCVRAAPTFTALPATVDAVPGGSASYTLTLTNHDAASCGASTFTLDLADPEPWGSVLSAPSLTVVPGGTGTATLTVTSPANAGSGSRYFEMSVLRNGAIVGGAELEARMLCVRNAPLVAFTPTSGAVEAGKPLGVTMTVTNTDNRACAASSFAVGATVPSGWTYALAQTALTLASGASGSVGLTVTPPETASGRYTLNASASHTGASTTTGALTVDVTPPPLKAALSVPGTTYKRNTLVPLTTTVTRGTLSAQASVLFNVVRPDGVTEALTVSTNASGKASWSYTARVRGLHSVTATATAGTETATSNAVSFTVQ from the coding sequence ATGCTTCGCACGTTACTGGTAGTGACGCTGGCGCTGACCGCCGGCTGCGCCACGCAAGAGGAGCCCGCGCCGTCCGCGCCGGCCTCCGCGGCGACGGAGGGCCAGGCCCCCACGCGGTCCGAGGTGGCGCCGCTGAAGAACAAGGTGACGCAGCTCAACGCGCGGCTGCGCCGGGGGACACCTGCGGGACTCGCACCGCTGCTGCGCGAGCGCGCCGAGGCCCTGGCCGCGCTGATGGACGTGGACGCGGGCGCGGCGCTTTCGCTCGGCCTGCCCGACTCGGTGCGCGCGAGCCTGGCGCGCCGGCAGCCGGACGCCGCGGCGAACCTGGAGGAGCGCGGCGCGTACGAAGGTGAGCTGGAGGTGCTCATCGCGGACAGCCCCACGCGGACGGAGTCGCGCACGGAGCACGTCCTGCGCGTGCGGGGCGAGCGGCTCCAGGTGCGCTTCGCGAATGCTCCTTCCGCGGAGCTGCGCAGCGGGATGCGCGTGCGCGTGCGGGGCCTGAAGCTGGGCGCGAAGCTTGCGGCGGAGGACGCGGAGGTGGTGCCGGTGCGCTCGGCGCTCTCGGCCACGTCCGCGTGCAAGTCGACGGGGGACCAGCGCTCGCTGGTCATCCTGGCGACGTTCCCGGGGCAGCCGCAGACGCTCACCGTGCAGCAGGTGCGCGAGGTGTTCTTCTCCAGCACGCAGCGCTCGCTGACGCGCTTCTGGCAGGAGGCGTCGCAGGGCCGCACCAGCGCCAGTGGTGACGTGGTGGGCTGGTACACGTTGGACCGGGGCTACTCGTGCAGCGAGTCGGACGCGATGCGCGTGGCGGCGATTGCCGCGGCCGACGCGGACGTGGACTTCCGCCAGTATGACCGCATCTTCATCGTCCACCCGCAGGCGACGGGCACGAGCTGCTCGTACGGTGGCCTGGGCACGCTGGCCTGCGGCACGCAGCAGACGCAGGACGGCCCCATCATCGCCTCCACGTCGTGGCTGCGCGCCGAGTACATGAGCCCGAACGACTTGGGCGTGGAGCTGGTGACGCACGAGGCGGGCCACAACCTCACGCTGCACCACGCCAGCTCGCGCGACTTCGGCGCGGAGGCGCTGGGCCCGGTGGGTACGCAGGGCACGCTGACCGAGTACGGCGACGCGTTCTCCACCATGGGGAACTGGAACCTGGGTCAGTACGCCGCGCCCCACAAGGTGCGGCTCGGCTGGCTGGAGCCCGGCGCGGTGGCGACGGTGGACGGCACGGACGGCACCTTCACGCTGTCGCCGCTGTCCGCGCCGCTGGGCAGCGGGCTCCAGGCGCTCAAGGTGCGCCGAGGCTTCCACGGTGACGGCTGGCTGTGGCTGGAGGCACGCAGAGCGGTGGGTGACTACGACGGCACCCTGCCCTCGCAGGTGTTCGGCGGCGCGGTGGTGCACTACGAGGACGGGGCCACCGGCAGCTACACGCACCTGTTGGACTTCACGCCGGGGACGCTCTCGTGGCAGGACCCGGCCTTCCTGCCCGGCACGTGGACGGACCCGTACACCAACCTGCGGCTGTCGGTGGACGGAGCGACGCCCGCGGGCGTCACGGTGAGCGTCCACTACGAGCCCGTGCCGTGCGTGCGCGCGCCGCCGACGGTGACGTTCGACACCTGGTACGACTACGCCGCGCCGGGCTGGCAGGTGGACAGCGGCCTCAGCATCACCAACAACGACACGGTGGGCTGCCCCACGTCCACGTTCGAGCTCTCCACGTCGATGCCCGCGGGTTGGCCGACGACGAACCTGCCCGCCAGCGTCACCGTGGAGCCCGGCAAGCAGCGCTTCCTGTACTTCTCCAAGCAGGTGCCGGAGGGCACGCCGTACGCCACGTACACGGTGGACCTCACCGTTGCGCGCGACGGGGAGAGCATCACCGCGGACGACACGCTGGATGTGATTGCGCCATGCCAGACGTCGCCCGTGGAGGTGCGCTTCGAGCGTGGCTCGCAGGTGGTTTCGGCCGGAGACACCGCCGCCTTCGGGGTGACGGTCATCAACCACGACACGCGCGCGTGCGGCTGGATGTACTTCGAGCCCACGTCCACGCTGCCCCAGGGCTGGTCCACGGACTATGACCAGTTCGGGTTCGACATCGAGGCGGGCGGCTCGTTTGAGTTCACGATGTACAAGCAGGTGCCCACGGACGCGCAGGGCACCTACGACGTGGACGTGCAGATTCTGCGGGATGGGTACACGGTGGAGGCCACTGCCACCGGTACTGTCAGCGTGAATCCGTGCGTGCGCGCGGCACCGACCTTCACGGCGCTGCCGGCGACAGTGGACGCGGTGCCGGGCGGTTCGGCGAGCTACACGCTGACGCTCACCAACCACGATGCGGCGTCGTGCGGGGCTTCCACGTTCACGCTGGATTTGGCGGACCCGGAGCCGTGGGGCTCCGTGCTCTCCGCGCCGTCGCTCACCGTGGTGCCTGGGGGCACGGGTACGGCCACGTTGACGGTGACGTCGCCTGCGAATGCGGGCTCGGGGAGCCGGTACTTCGAGATGAGCGTGCTGCGGAACGGCGCGATTGTCGGGGGCGCGGAGCTGGAGGCGCGGATGTTGTGCGTGCGCAATGCGCCGCTCGTGGCCTTCACGCCGACGTCGGGCGCGGTGGAGGCGGGCAAGCCGCTCGGCGTCACGATGACGGTGACGAACACCGACAACAGGGCGTGCGCCGCGAGCAGCTTCGCGGTGGGCGCCACGGTGCCGTCGGGCTGGACGTATGCCCTCGCGCAGACGGCGCTCACGCTGGCCTCCGGCGCAAGCGGCTCGGTGGGGCTCACCGTGACGCCGCCGGAGACGGCGTCCGGGCGGTACACGCTCAATGCGTCCGCTTCGCACACGGGCGCGAGCACGACGACGGGGGCCCTCACGGTGGACGTCACGCCTCCGCCGCTGAAGGCCGCGCTGTCGGTGCCTGGCACCACCTACAAGCGGAACACCCTGGTGCCGCTCACCACCACCGTGACGCGCGGCACGCTCTCCGCGCAGGCCAGCGTGCTCTTCAACGTCGTCCGTCCGGATGGCGTCACGGAGGCGCTCACCGTGTCCACGAATGCCAGCGGCAAGGCGTCCTGGAGCTACACGGCGCGCGTGCGCGGCCTGCACAGTGTGACGGCCACCGCCACGGCGGGGACGGAGACGGCCACGAGCAACGCGGTGAGCTTCACCGTGCAGTGA
- a CDS encoding 3-oxoacyl-ACP synthase III family protein, with product MFLHALGHFHPPNVLTNAFFEELGLDTNDAWIVERVGIRTRHTVLPLDYLRETRNRDVRAAQEAALFSNAETGRRAALVALERAGLKPSDIGLVVAGGCSPDECIPAESNRVAQLLGIDAPAVDLQSACSSFCMQLHFLTGMRPERLPDYVLVVNMDNSTRVVDYTDRSSAVLWGDGASAAILSPRIPGRWLVTETLLAGDPAGADKVRVPRVGHFTQQGGEVQKFAIRRAGETFLDLRGRYLAKHPEKGQGDVTFIGHQANLRMLESVQRRCEVPDARHIFNVNVRGNTGAAGAPGVLSEHWDDSSVGEAVVLSVVGSGLTWAGVLLERTAVKL from the coding sequence ATGTTCCTGCACGCGCTCGGCCACTTCCACCCGCCCAATGTCCTGACGAATGCCTTCTTCGAGGAGCTCGGCCTCGACACGAATGACGCGTGGATTGTGGAGCGGGTGGGAATCCGCACGCGGCACACGGTGCTGCCGCTGGACTACCTGCGCGAGACGCGCAACCGCGACGTGCGCGCTGCGCAAGAGGCGGCCCTCTTCAGCAACGCGGAGACGGGGCGGCGCGCGGCGCTGGTAGCGCTGGAGCGCGCGGGGCTGAAGCCGTCGGACATCGGCCTGGTGGTGGCGGGAGGGTGCAGCCCGGACGAGTGCATCCCGGCCGAGTCCAACCGGGTGGCGCAGCTGCTGGGCATCGACGCGCCGGCGGTGGACCTGCAGAGCGCCTGCTCGTCGTTCTGCATGCAGTTGCACTTCCTCACGGGAATGCGGCCGGAGCGGCTGCCGGACTACGTGCTGGTGGTGAACATGGACAACTCGACGCGCGTGGTGGACTACACGGACCGCTCCAGCGCGGTGCTGTGGGGCGATGGCGCGTCGGCGGCGATTCTGTCCCCGCGCATTCCCGGGCGCTGGTTGGTGACGGAGACGCTGCTGGCCGGAGACCCGGCGGGTGCGGACAAGGTCCGTGTGCCGCGCGTGGGCCACTTCACGCAGCAGGGCGGCGAGGTGCAGAAGTTCGCCATCCGCCGCGCGGGCGAGACGTTCCTGGATTTGCGCGGGCGCTACCTGGCGAAGCACCCGGAGAAGGGGCAGGGGGACGTCACCTTCATCGGCCACCAGGCGAACCTGCGCATGCTGGAGTCGGTGCAGCGCCGCTGCGAGGTGCCCGACGCGCGGCACATCTTCAACGTGAATGTCCGTGGGAACACGGGCGCGGCCGGAGCGCCGGGCGTGCTGAGCGAGCACTGGGATGACTCCTCGGTGGGCGAGGCCGTGGTCCTGAGCGTGGTCGGCAGCGGGCTCACCTGGGCGGGTGTGCTGCTGGAGCGCACGGCCGTGAAGCTGTAA
- a CDS encoding molybdopterin oxidoreductase family protein yields the protein MSDSAASRVHFRTCTLCEAMCGLRIELEAERITSIRGDEEDAFSRGHICPKALALKDLHEDPDRLRHPMRRTDSGWQQVSWEDALDEVANRLHAVQKEHGRDSVAAYLGNPNVHNLGNIMFGPEMVRALRTRNRFSATSVDQLPHQLVAYLMFGHQLLVPIPDIDRTRYMLVMGANPLASNGSLMTAPDVRNRLRAIQQRGGRVVVVDPRRTETARIADAHVFIRPGTDALLLLALLHVAVVEGSPRVGHLAAHVDGLDAVRELARDFTPERVAPHTGVPAETVRSLARDFLAAEGAVCYGRMGLSTQPFGSLCQWLINVLNAVTGNLDREGGAMFTLPAFDIIGGPKALGLGRGSIGRWKSRVRGLPEFGGELPVAALAEEILTPGEGRVRALVTLAGNPVLSTPNGAQLDRALAGLDFMVSIDPYLNETTRHAHLILPPVSPLERSHYDIAFHVLAVRNTAKYSPALYEPGPDARHDWQILLGLQHRLEVLRKGRKSLRAALKYQALSRLGPERLLDVGLRMGPHGARFHPLKQGLTLAKLREAPHGVDLGPLKPCLPQRLQTKTRRIHLAPELLVADVKRLRERFLDAAAPEVAKGELLLIGRRHLRDNNSWLHNVPGLVKGKPRCTLMVHPEDATRLGLTDGEDVTVTSRVGEVTVPVAVTDDVMPGVVSLPHGYGHGRQGTRMQVATTSAGASINDLTDERALDALSGNAAFSGTPVRVKRAEAPAHATPAA from the coding sequence ATGAGCGACTCCGCCGCGTCCCGGGTCCACTTCCGCACCTGCACCCTCTGCGAGGCCATGTGCGGCCTGCGCATCGAATTGGAAGCAGAGCGCATCACCTCCATCCGCGGCGACGAGGAGGACGCGTTCAGCCGGGGCCACATCTGTCCCAAGGCGCTGGCGCTCAAGGACTTGCATGAGGACCCGGACCGGCTGCGCCACCCCATGCGCCGCACCGACAGCGGCTGGCAGCAGGTGTCCTGGGAGGACGCGCTGGACGAGGTGGCCAATCGCCTCCACGCCGTCCAGAAGGAGCACGGGCGCGACTCGGTGGCCGCGTACCTGGGCAACCCCAACGTCCACAACCTGGGCAACATCATGTTCGGCCCGGAGATGGTGCGCGCGCTGCGGACGCGCAACCGCTTCTCCGCCACGTCGGTGGACCAGCTCCCACACCAGCTCGTCGCGTACCTCATGTTCGGCCACCAGCTCCTGGTGCCCATCCCGGACATCGACCGCACCCGGTACATGCTGGTGATGGGCGCCAACCCGCTCGCCTCCAACGGCAGCCTGATGACGGCCCCGGACGTGCGCAACCGCCTGCGCGCCATTCAGCAGCGCGGCGGCCGCGTCGTCGTCGTGGACCCGCGCCGGACGGAGACGGCCCGCATCGCCGACGCGCACGTCTTCATCCGCCCCGGCACGGACGCGCTCCTGCTGCTCGCCCTGCTGCACGTCGCCGTGGTGGAGGGCTCGCCGCGCGTGGGCCACCTCGCCGCGCACGTGGACGGCCTGGACGCCGTGCGCGAATTGGCCCGCGACTTCACGCCCGAGCGCGTGGCCCCGCACACCGGCGTGCCGGCGGAGACGGTGCGCAGCCTCGCCCGCGACTTCCTCGCCGCCGAGGGCGCTGTCTGCTACGGCCGCATGGGCCTGTCCACGCAGCCGTTCGGCTCGCTGTGCCAGTGGCTCATCAACGTGCTCAACGCGGTGACGGGCAACCTGGACCGCGAGGGCGGCGCCATGTTCACCCTGCCCGCCTTCGACATCATCGGCGGGCCCAAGGCACTGGGCCTGGGGCGCGGCAGCATCGGCCGCTGGAAGAGCCGCGTGCGCGGGCTGCCCGAGTTCGGCGGCGAGCTGCCCGTGGCCGCGCTCGCGGAGGAAATCCTCACCCCGGGCGAGGGCCGCGTCCGCGCGCTCGTCACGCTCGCGGGCAACCCCGTGCTGTCCACTCCCAATGGCGCGCAGCTGGACCGCGCGCTGGCCGGGCTGGACTTCATGGTGAGCATCGACCCGTACCTCAACGAGACGACGCGCCACGCGCACCTCATCCTCCCGCCCGTGTCGCCGCTGGAGCGCAGCCACTACGACATCGCGTTCCACGTGCTCGCCGTGCGCAACACCGCGAAGTACTCGCCCGCCCTCTACGAGCCCGGGCCCGACGCGCGCCATGACTGGCAGATTCTCCTCGGCCTCCAGCACCGGCTGGAGGTGCTGCGAAAGGGCCGCAAATCACTGCGCGCCGCGCTGAAGTACCAGGCGCTGTCCCGCCTCGGCCCCGAGCGGCTGCTGGACGTGGGCCTGCGCATGGGCCCCCACGGCGCGCGCTTCCACCCGCTGAAGCAGGGCCTCACCCTGGCGAAGCTGCGCGAGGCCCCGCACGGCGTGGACCTGGGCCCGCTGAAGCCCTGCCTCCCGCAGCGGCTCCAGACGAAGACGCGCCGCATCCACCTCGCGCCGGAGCTGCTGGTGGCGGACGTGAAGCGGCTGCGCGAGCGCTTCCTCGACGCCGCCGCGCCCGAGGTGGCAAAGGGCGAATTGCTCCTCATCGGCCGGCGCCACCTGCGCGACAACAACTCCTGGCTGCACAACGTGCCGGGGCTGGTGAAGGGCAAGCCGCGCTGCACGCTGATGGTGCACCCGGAGGACGCGACGCGGCTGGGCCTCACCGACGGCGAGGACGTCACCGTCACCTCGCGCGTGGGCGAAGTCACGGTGCCCGTCGCGGTGACGGACGACGTCATGCCCGGCGTGGTGAGCCTGCCGCACGGCTACGGCCACGGGCGCCAGGGCACGCGGATGCAGGTGGCCACCACCAGCGCGGGCGCCAGCATCAACGACCTCACGGATGAGCGGGCGCTGGACGCGCTCAGCGGCAACGCGGCCTTCAGTGGCACACCGGTGCGGGTGAAGCGGGCCGAGGCGCCCGCGCACGCCACACCAGCGGCGTGA
- a CDS encoding lysylphosphatidylglycerol synthase domain-containing protein, whose amino-acid sequence MSNARGEVVSLGQPVGAAMTVPALPGNWRKRMAGLLRPVFALAGLGMLALLVRRAGVHELGTVLSGAAAWLPWVVLLELGRQCMDALATRASYGPGAERVPLAVLARAQLIGTAVSSMAPAGRAAAEATKAALLTPHMGGATATAAAATSQSASLAAGGLISFPCALASYLLTGFSIFTWAMLAHGVVLVVASAGLRACMRAKRPCAWLMRRCRRWASHAEQFQASARCGSLLPGRPTLAFLCSRLLQVGQYLVLTHAVGIDTSAVQALFSQGLYLCALAVGSLVPGQVGVTDGAFALAAGVLDTTTARAMSVALLGHLVQLLFVTAGALTPLVWRARAPRPASPAPVCH is encoded by the coding sequence GTGAGCAACGCGCGCGGGGAGGTGGTGTCCCTGGGCCAGCCGGTAGGTGCCGCGATGACGGTGCCCGCGCTGCCCGGGAACTGGCGCAAGCGGATGGCGGGGCTGCTGCGTCCCGTCTTCGCGCTGGCCGGGCTGGGAATGCTGGCGCTGCTGGTGCGCAGGGCGGGCGTTCATGAGCTGGGCACGGTGCTGTCGGGCGCGGCGGCGTGGCTGCCCTGGGTGGTGCTGCTGGAGCTGGGCCGCCAATGCATGGACGCGCTGGCCACGCGCGCCTCGTACGGGCCGGGCGCCGAGCGCGTGCCGCTGGCCGTGCTGGCGCGCGCGCAGCTCATCGGCACGGCGGTGTCCAGCATGGCCCCGGCGGGCCGCGCGGCGGCGGAGGCCACCAAGGCGGCGCTCCTCACGCCCCACATGGGCGGGGCCACGGCCACTGCCGCGGCGGCCACGTCCCAGTCCGCGTCGCTGGCGGCCGGAGGCCTCATCTCGTTCCCGTGCGCGCTGGCCTCGTACCTCCTGACGGGCTTCTCGATTTTCACCTGGGCCATGCTGGCGCACGGCGTGGTGCTGGTGGTTGCGTCGGCGGGCCTGCGCGCGTGCATGCGCGCGAAGCGGCCCTGCGCATGGCTGATGCGGCGGTGCCGCCGGTGGGCCTCGCACGCGGAGCAGTTCCAGGCGTCGGCACGGTGCGGGTCGCTGCTGCCCGGCCGTCCCACGCTGGCCTTCCTGTGCAGCCGGCTGCTCCAGGTGGGGCAGTACCTGGTGCTGACGCACGCGGTGGGCATCGACACCTCGGCGGTGCAGGCCCTCTTCTCGCAGGGCCTCTACCTGTGCGCGCTGGCGGTGGGCTCGTTGGTGCCGGGGCAGGTGGGGGTGACGGACGGCGCCTTCGCCCTGGCGGCGGGCGTGCTGGACACCACCACCGCGCGCGCCATGTCGGTGGCGCTGCTCGGGCACCTGGTGCAGCTGCTCTTCGTCACCGCGGGCGCGCTCACGCCGCTGGTGTGGCGTGCGCGGGCGCCTCGGCCCGCTTCACCCGCACCGGTGTGCCACTGA
- a CDS encoding zinc-dependent alcohol dehydrogenase family protein, with protein sequence MKAVRFSTFGHPLKVVEVVEEPDAALKPGEARLEVLATPINPSDLLTLTGQYGQLPKLPATPGNEGVGRVVEVKDSTAVRVGDVVFLPLGAGTWRTQLVAPADTLVPLPPGTDVKQASMMFINPPTADIMLRQFVTLQPGEWVLQNAANSAVGRYVISLAKLAGYKTLNVVRREELAPELKGLGADVVLVDGEDLPERVREATGGAKVRLALDAVGGDSTMRLGDSLATGGVVVNYGVMSGKGPKLSAAASIFKDITLRGFWLVLWMKRTPREEQRALFARLAGLVANGTLQTPVEGTFTLDDIKDALARGMEGGRAGKVLLTPNGKV encoded by the coding sequence ATGAAAGCAGTGCGGTTCTCGACCTTCGGTCATCCCTTGAAGGTGGTGGAGGTGGTGGAGGAGCCGGACGCGGCGCTGAAGCCGGGCGAGGCCCGGCTGGAGGTGCTGGCCACGCCCATCAACCCTTCCGACCTGCTCACCCTCACCGGCCAGTACGGCCAGCTCCCCAAGCTTCCCGCCACCCCCGGCAACGAGGGCGTGGGCCGCGTGGTGGAGGTGAAGGACTCCACCGCCGTGCGAGTGGGAGATGTCGTGTTCCTGCCGCTCGGCGCGGGCACGTGGCGCACCCAGCTCGTCGCGCCCGCGGACACGCTGGTGCCGCTGCCCCCGGGCACGGACGTGAAGCAGGCGTCGATGATGTTCATCAACCCGCCCACCGCGGACATCATGCTGCGGCAGTTCGTCACCCTGCAGCCCGGGGAGTGGGTGCTGCAGAACGCCGCCAACTCGGCGGTGGGGCGCTACGTCATCTCCCTGGCGAAGCTGGCCGGGTACAAGACGCTGAACGTGGTGCGCCGCGAGGAGCTGGCCCCGGAGCTGAAGGGGCTGGGCGCGGACGTGGTGCTAGTGGACGGCGAGGACCTGCCCGAGCGCGTGCGAGAGGCGACGGGCGGCGCGAAGGTGCGGCTCGCGCTCGACGCGGTGGGCGGTGACTCGACGATGCGCCTGGGCGACTCGCTCGCCACGGGTGGTGTGGTGGTGAACTACGGCGTCATGAGCGGCAAGGGGCCAAAGCTGTCCGCGGCGGCCAGCATCTTCAAGGACATCACCCTGCGCGGCTTCTGGCTGGTGCTGTGGATGAAGCGCACGCCGCGCGAGGAGCAGCGCGCCCTCTTCGCCCGGCTCGCGGGGCTGGTGGCCAACGGCACCCTGCAGACGCCGGTGGAGGGCACCTTCACGCTGGACGACATCAAGGACGCGCTCGCGCGAGGCATGGAAGGCGGCCGCGCCGGCAAGGTGCTGCTCACCCCGAATGGAAAGGTCTGA
- a CDS encoding glucose 1-dehydrogenase — protein sequence MKRVEGKVALVTGGAGGLGSAAARMLAREGAKVVVTDRKEREQDGLAVAASLGDGAGLFVPLDVTKEADWAAAMERTLAHFGRLDVLLNNAGMGIPKDIESLSLEEWRLVHAVNLDGVFLGCKHAIKAMRQSGAKGSIINVSSVAGLQGTPTIVAYGSAKGAVRMLTKSVALHCAYKGYGIRCNSIHPTFIETDMVDALAKSSGAPAKARANMARSIPLGHLGEPDDIAHAVVYLASDESKLMTGAEFVLDGGATAQ from the coding sequence ATGAAGCGAGTCGAAGGCAAGGTGGCGCTGGTGACGGGCGGCGCCGGTGGGCTGGGCAGCGCGGCGGCGCGGATGCTCGCGCGCGAGGGCGCGAAGGTGGTGGTGACGGACCGCAAGGAGCGCGAGCAGGACGGGCTCGCGGTGGCCGCGTCGCTCGGTGACGGCGCGGGGCTCTTCGTTCCGCTGGACGTGACGAAGGAGGCGGACTGGGCGGCCGCCATGGAGCGCACGCTGGCGCACTTCGGCCGGCTGGACGTGCTGCTCAACAACGCGGGCATGGGCATTCCCAAGGACATCGAGTCGCTCTCCCTGGAGGAGTGGCGACTCGTGCACGCCGTCAACCTGGACGGCGTGTTCCTGGGCTGCAAGCACGCCATCAAGGCGATGCGTCAGAGTGGGGCGAAGGGCTCCATCATCAACGTGTCGTCGGTGGCGGGCCTGCAGGGCACGCCCACCATCGTCGCGTATGGCTCGGCGAAGGGCGCGGTGCGCATGCTCACCAAGTCGGTGGCCCTGCACTGCGCGTACAAGGGCTATGGCATCCGCTGCAACTCCATCCACCCCACGTTCATCGAGACGGACATGGTGGACGCGCTGGCGAAGAGCAGCGGAGCCCCGGCCAAGGCGCGAGCAAACATGGCGCGCAGCATTCCGCTGGGCCACCTGGGCGAGCCGGATGACATCGCGCACGCCGTCGTCTACCTCGCCTCGGACGAGTCGAAGCTGATGACGGGCGCGGAGTTCGTCCTCGACGGAGGTGCTACCGCGCAGTGA